From the genome of Daphnia pulex isolate KAP4 chromosome 12, ASM2113471v1:
ATCGATTAAGATGAATTACTCCCGTTTCGTCTTACACAGTGTACGTccagcctttttttcttcttcttcttcttggggaTATGTGAAACAAggtcgttaaaaataaaaggcaacaCACATAGACTATGGGCGCTTATACACTCATTAACAGCGTAGGAGGAAAAGGGGAGgtgggttgggggggggggggtcatcAGCAGTTAGCCCTGCGCACAAAAACACTAAAGAAGAGTAGGTGAGAGCGTTGCTAtggtcaaaagagaaaagaaagaaagaaagaaagaagaagttttctttcttttttcaatatatTTCAGCTCGTCGGTTCTTCCGCCATGTTCGATGTGAAATGTGAGATCAAAAGTTCTTTTCTCTCCGAGCTGCAGAATGCTGGGACTGGCCCTGTGGGTGTAGTAGGAGGGGTCTCTCCTTCGCAACCATATTGATGGATCCTTTTtgctctacttttttttttcttttttttttaaacccccCACCCCCACATTTACATCAGACATACCGTTAAACTTGAGTCATTTACGATAATAGATATCTAGAGAAAATATAGCGGACCCGCCGCCGTACATATAAAATCCAGATGTGTGAGTCCGCAAATGTTTTCTCCATAATTCGAATTTTATTTAGTgctgctggtgtgtgtgtggtttatCTCCAGGAGATCGAACCGGAACTCGTTCTtcacacagagaaagagaaataacaaTAAGGAGGAAGTtacaaacagaagaaaaggatGGCCCACAACGATTGTACATCATGCgcttaaattttagattttcttttcatggaagaactgggagaaaaaaacgatttcAATCTCAAATGTGTGTGGAGCTGTCAAATGCGATACGGGATCAAAAAGTGTTATTTCCTATCGAAATTCACTCCTGCGGCGGGATGAGAAGAGCCAATATGTTATTGGTTTCATCATTTGATCGGCTAAatatcaaatggaatgaatcGGATTCTCTGTTGTCATATCGATTGCCCAGAAAAACAGTCCCGAGTCGCTTTTATTGCTCCGTGTAGTCTTTTATAGGATGACGCAATTCGATTGGATCCGTCCGTCGCAATTGGCCACGCCGTCGTTATAAATTGAATTCGATTGCAGCTGCAATtcatcccccccccactcCATTTTTAATCTATATTTCTCTGTACTACATTTACTACGTAATCCGTTCGGTTCTGCCCACGTGTTGTCCGTacaaaagagacaaaaggATCGCaatccccctttttatttccatcaGGAGCTAGCGAGGATCGAGATAATCAGGGCGCATTAGTAACGAAACCCTATCTACCTACCACCTGAGGTGTCGAACtttgatgacattttcttCCACTTCATCGCTGGAATTCTTGGCGTTTCTGGGGTCTAATAATTCCAACTTGTTGTCCATGTGTCTATATGTCATTCGAGTTGGCAATATCTCGATCCTTCATCTTTGATTGGGTGGAATTTTCATCATCACGTTCCCTCTGAGGTGTGTACAGTGTGAAGATGCGGGCCGCGTGATAAAACCGACCAAAGAGATTGCTGGGCGAATGTAAGCCATAGGATAAAAGACAAGACCTTTGGAATTTGTTTCTTGCTGCTGCGGGTGTCgtgttcttcatcatcattgtTATTAGATAGCGGGAAATGGCAACGCATTGAGTCAACGATATATCGAGAAAACGATACTCGATGATGAATTGATGATGCATCATCGATGCTGCGCCGTTCACATTGattgtgctgttgttgttctctGAACTTTTGCGTCCACCACCAAAGGGAAAGACAATTCCATCCGCGGTCACCAGTCGAGCAATCAAATTCATACCGTTCAATTTATATGCGCTTAATTCTCCAAttactaaataataatcactTCGTGTTTTaaccgaaaaagaatttcgctCACGTTCGCGCGATTTGTTGAAATCGAGTCGCGATATAAATCATCACGtctgaaaataaacaaactgaAAGACATGAATAGCCCCGTCGCCTATAAATCGTGGacatagaaatgaaaaagaaataagaaggcCATTGAAATACAGTTGCGAGTCTCAACAAACAAGTGGTCGCGGGATGATGAACGACGTTCCCCCCCActaaggaaaataaaaaaaacattccgaaaattctttttgacgaCATTTCATCAAGTCGCTCGGCTTCATTATCTAAAGAGAAGTTGCATTGAACAACATGTCTAGCGTACTACATGGAAATAATAGGCCTGTATTAcatggacgacgacgagcagAGTCGTAGGCGAGTGGATCGAATTGCGACAAGTCGGTGAAACTCGACTCCTtttccaccagcagcagcaactctcTCGGCTGCAAGCAAGAAACTGTTTCCAAGAAAGCTCCGTCGagcgaaaatgaaattcacatatgctactgctgctgtgtacTGGTTGTTGTTCACACAACAGCAGACACTTGCACGGTAGAAGACAAAAAGTCAGATCGCCTCTTTTGATGGGAGATTCGATATCAACAActtcctccttctctctctgtcgcTCTCACCAAAAGTTTATTaataaaccttttttatttcttcctatGGCGACGATGCCAAGACGCCTATATAACCCTTTctctttgtctctctctctctcgtcagCTTATCCCTCGGTCGAGTAGTATCGCATGTCGTGTCATTTCAATCATCGCGTCAGAGGGTAACGAGGTAATGACCGAGGGGTGGTAATCTGAGCTTAATCACTCGgctctctctgctctgctctgggCTGCACATTCGCTTGAAGATAGGGGAGAGTGAAAATATATACAtcagacacattttttttcttttcgagattttttcggttgttagttttctttttgtactGCAATTGTCGCCTGACCGTCAGACGACTTCTAATGTTTTACAATTTAccaggagaaaagaagaaaagagacattATTATAGTAGTAGTGTGGAAGGGAATGAATAGGTCTTCTTTAACGTGACCTCTTTCCAAACAgggtaattattatttgttgactaGTTATAACGATAAATCTACGATGGAAAGCGAACGTGATTATAAtattaagagagagaaatagaaacagtTAGTAGCTGGACaagtaaaagacaaaaaagaaaattgaaaagaatatGGACAATCTTCGCTAGAATAGAAAGACGTATTGATCAACGGGCCAGTTGCGTAATCAAAGATGCACACATTTCGAAAAACTCCATCGTCGGGTGGCCTCCGCCAATGGAGAACTGTGATTGAGAAACATCCGGATCTGTGGATACATTTTCCAAatgatgaaatcaatttctgtGTGCCAACGATCAAAAGGTCAAAAACTCGTTTCGCTAAACACTTACTGGAACTAACATGTTCGTTTTCATCCGTGCTGAGACTCTTAAAGTCCAGGAGGTACGACTTGTAGTCGACCTGGTAAAGCTGCAGCGACATTTTGGCGTAACGTCCATTCACCGGGTTCTTACTGCGCACTCGAACGTGAAACGGATTCACCATCTTCCAttcctgagaaaaaaaaaagacaaacgacGAATTCAGCAAACGATTCCGGAAATGTTCATTTCGCACCAAATTACTCACAAAGTCCAGCGTTTTCATGGCTCTGTAAACCTCGTACATGATGTCGTGGGGCTTACTTTGCGATCGGATGCCTGCgatcaaaagagagaaaaaaagggtctCAAATGAATAGAGGGGAGGCGACACATTCGtggaaaaacacacaaacaagaaTCTTGGAAGCGTGTCTCTATTACCCAAGTGCCATTTGGCGCGTTTTATCGGCGTTTTATTGGGTGCAGTGCGTTCGCCGGCACTGGCTGCCCGCTCGCGGAACGCAGCTGCATGTGATTAGAAAGACAATATAGTAAGTTCGTTAGAAGATGATGCCATGAGCTGGAAATATAAGGATGTTTCAAATTACGTGCGATGCGCTCCGGATGAGGTTTTATGCCTGGCGTTGGGCTCGAGTCGCCCGGACTGAAAGCCGCTGGCGGAGGACTACCGGCGATGTAAAAATCTGCACCAATCAATTACAATCCATTacgtaaataaataaataaaaggctCACTCAACGGTTGAATGCCAACAACCATTAGGTACTTACCTCGTAGTTCAGCCTTGGCGGCCTCGTCGGCGATGCGCTTATTATCCACAATGAGATGGTAAGCAATGGCCAATTGATCGTGAGGGTCTCCGCTCAAAAGAGCGCTGTGCACTTCTTGTTCGCGAACTCCAAATTTCTATGTGAAAATAACGGTTAGTGTCGAATCGCAAAAATGTTATGACTGCTAGGTCACACCTCGCAAACTTCAGAGACGGCATCAGTGTCGATAACAGAGGTATCCTGTTCAACCGGGGAAGGAAACAAATAGGCGGGACATTCCTTGGCAAACCAATCGTGTTTTctgggaaaagaaatcaaatatgaTCAAACAGCGtgaaaaagagatgatgaaaaatgtttggatAAATTACTTGACGTCGTCGATCGTCGCTCTCTTCATAGGGTCGACCTGAAGCATGTGGCAAAGCAGATTGACCACTGATTTGTTGAGATAATCTGGTATAGGAAATACTCCAGCTGCAGCcacacaaaacagaaaaatacattaaacGATTCTAGATTGTGTTTAGATAGTTTAGTAATGTACATTTAATTTTCCGGAAGAGTGTCGGGACATGCTCGTCGTCAAATGGCAATGTGCCACAAAGTAGAGCGTAAAGGATGACACCACAAGACCAGACATCCACTTCTGGGCCAGCATAAAGTTTGCCCGAGATGACTTCGGGTGCTGCGTAATTCGGGGAACCACAACTTGTGCGTAAAAATTCACCATCCATCATCATATTGCTCAAACCTGCAATTGAATCACAGTGTTGATCACAGATTCTCAAAGAAAAGATCGATAAACCGAAATGTATGTACCGAAATCGGCGATTTTCACATGGAGATTCGAGTCTAGTAGCAGATTTTCCGGTTTCAAATCCCTGTGAACGACCATGTGACGATGGCAGTAGTCCACTCCTGAAATGATCTGCTGAAAGAAACGCCTGGCTTCGTGCTCCTTCAACTAAAATTTTAgtagaataaaaacaagaggGGTTATGTCTGGTTAATATACTGTAGCAACTCATTTTGAGAAATACCTTTCCATGTTTGACAATGTAATCAAACAACTCTCCTCCTGAAACATATTCCATAATCATGAATATGTCAGTTGGAGTGCTGATTACTTGATACCTAGAAGGGACATCCACATTAGAAAAGGATATCAACAATCTTAATATACTGATGTGAATGTCTTACAGTTTGATGATGTGGGGATGACGGAAGAGTTTCAGGTTTTGAATCTCTCTCCTGATCTTGCCGACAACATCCAGattcttgattttctgtcgATTAAGAATTTTTATGGCAACTTTGTGCCCAGTCAATTGGTGTTCACCGACTAATAAACCAAGCAGATATTTGATAGtaacttgttaaaaaaacttgtcaaTTTACGGAATGTCATGACTTACTTTTGACTTTGCCAAAGGTGCCAACTCCCAAGGTCTCCCCCAATGCATAATGTCCTATTTTAACAAGAGGTTTTTCCTGTGAAAGCAACGCCGAGGCGATAGCGGTAGGGCGTTCGGCCATTATATTAAGCCTGAATAATAATGCAGCACATAAGTAAAAAGCAGCTGGTATGATAATTGCTTCAAGAATTTCATGTtgtaaattaatatttaaccAACTGTTTTGTATTTACATTACTCGTTTTAAAGTTTTGAATGCAATAAGAACAGCGACTTGAATACAATATTATAAACGgttaaaagttgaaattaattcaaataccTATAGCCGATGATTCACGAATTAAATGTTTACAAATAGTAGCACAAGTAGTCACGTACCCGATGCGTGCTTTTGTTACGGCGTACTAAAAAAGAGTGTCTGCTAACTGGTACACAACAAAACGATTCTTATGTTATGACGCAACTACTTGCGGGTCAATTAATTACAAagattcgaaataaaaatttgaattataccTAATAACTTATCCTGAATTTTTAACTTATTTACAAGTTTACAAAAATACACTTGTAGTTTTACATTTATTCCAAAAATTAAGACAAGTTGTGTGCTCGCTAGATGTCTATGTGTACCCATAGACACATAGTGACAGCCAGCTGACAGACGTGTTTTCCCCGGACCCCGATGTTAAAACGAGATCAGGATCAGAATAAATCCTAGTCGTGATATCGGTGATATCTTTCAACGATCGGGATACTGCCGTGTGTTCTAACGAAAGTCATGCAAAACGTAATTAATACAGTGAAAGGTACAGCCCTTGGAGTCGCGGAATATCTAACACCTGTTCTCAAGGTAGAACGACGAATGAACGTCGGCCTAATAAATtaaacgattattattttttttatttgattttgaaagaaaCTAATTGTATTCATTATACAggattcaaaatttaaagaaactGGAGTTTTGACACCAGAAGAGTTTGTGAAGGCTGGTGATCATCTGGTTCATCATTGCCCTACATGGCAATGGTCAACTGGCGATGAATCTAAAATTAAACCTTATCttccaaaaaacaaacaatttttgcTCACAAGGAATGTCCCCTGCTATAAACGATGCAAACAGGTTAACACAAATTAACAATTAGAATAATATCTTATagctaattttatttgttttttaaatttcagttgGAATATACAGAGCAGGAAAAAATAGTCCAACCAGAGGATGGGGAAGGTGGTTGGGTCGATACACATCCCACCAATGATAATTTAACTGAGGGCTCAGGAACAGCAGAAATGTCAAATGATGAGAAGGTATTACAAATagcacatttttgtttgtgaatcAGTAAAATGTCTATATATTTCAAATCCATTTATAGAGTGATTCTGATGAAGCAGAGGACATGAAAAATAACTTGGGAAATGCTATGAGTGAACTTGTGCTtggtgatgatgacgacgacggtgAAGCAGCCGTAATGGAAGATAGTGATCTagaggatgaagaagacgaagttAGTATATTAGATGTTTCGACTATTCaaaggaatttaaaattttatttgtcgtTTGTAGGCAGAAGTCAAACCAATCTCTGATCGTGAACATGTAGCACTTAAAACGAGTGAATCGGGTGGGGAGATCATCCAAACAAGAACTTATGATTTAAACATTACCTATGATAAATATTATCAAACGCCTCGCTTATGGGTTTCTGGTCACGATGAGGTAATACTATCACAAATACGTGTTTCCCGTAATCaccaaaaataattcttttgactgctctttatttttattttaaattctgttCACTTAATTTTCCAGAACCGCCATCCTTTATCAGTAGACCAAATGTACGAGGATGTCAGTCAGGATCATGCTAAAAGGACCGTGACTATGGAGAGTCACCCTCACATACCGGGCCCACCAATGGCTTCCGTTCATCCGTGCAGGTAATAGGTCACGCAAAAATGCAATCCAATCCTGTTGACtcatagaaataaaactaatattCTTTGTCTATTCGAAAGGCACGCTGAAGTGATGAAGTTCTTTATCCAGACTGTGACAGAGGGTGGAAGAGAATTGGGTGTTCACATgtatttgatcatttttttgaagtttgtTCAAGCTGTCATCCCCACAATTGAGTATGACTACACACAAAACTTCACCATGTAATGAAATATGGAGGATCTTTAagccaattattttttttaaatcgtccTCTTAAAGAGACTTCTCATATGTTTACCCATGATGGATAGGATATTGTTTTTAGGTCGAAATACACTTTGTATTTGCAATTCCTGAACATCACGTCAAATTATCACGTGAATGCGCAACAATTGCGCATTTTCAACGCAAATTTTCCGGCGACAATCCCCTAACTAAAACCATATTATTTTACAGGACCACAGGACAATCTTTGTCATGTAATGTACTCTTCCCGGTAGTATTGGCGCAGCGTAGCTGTATGTTAAGAAGAGTGTTCATATTCGCGCAATAAGGATTATTGTGTTAATTTGGAGATAGATAGAGAGAAtgcaaggaaaaagaattacCAAAAAGCCCCGCCCAGGAACACATGCAGTTTAATGGTTGGTATGGCAACTGTGTATTGCAGCAGAAGACTCTCGGAATCGAATCGAGGATTTTCCGATTTTGTTGACAATTCTTACTGTGCCCGTGCCGGCCTTGTGGCCAGAATTTAATATAGACTAATCAATAGTTATTCAAATAAGatacaagagaaaaatgttttgcttTCGATCTCATGCTTTAGGTAGCCTATCACTAGTTAAGAATGGTTTTTCAATTAACAAAGTCTATCAAAATCCAAAAGGTAAAAAGCttaaaatcattcattttttaacgcTTTTTGatggataaaataaattttatgttCGTAGTTTTCTTGAGAATGTCGAGTGCTTCTACATCCAGTTCTTCACCCCAAAAATGGGAACTTCTTGGTGCAATTTGTCTGGAAAGAACACCAATCATTGTGCCTCCCATGACCGAAATTGAACAACAAATTAGTGAAATGATTGAGAAGTTTGATAATATGAGAAGCCTCAAATCAAATCATGAACTAAGACATGAAGAAGACaagtaataatttcaaataccatcaaagattttaattttaatatgaaTAATTTCTTAATTGTAGGAAGCtacaaaaaatggctgcaGATGGAACTCAAGATGAAAGTAACCCAGATGCAGCAACAAGGCAAACAGCTCAAGACTTTGAAGATGCTTGcaatgaagaatttcaaaaatttaagcCTGCCCCAAGGACTACAggtaataatataaataataaagttgACTAACAAGTAATTCATTGACCTACTGTAAACTAGCTGAAGATTTGAGTGGAGACCAGAAGTCCACCAATCGAAAGCTGGATAAGCATTTGCTTTTTGTTGTgcaagaaaaagacaagaaagtTTGGAAGCTTCCGGAAAGTAGGTGGAGGGAAGGGGAGACCTTACGTGAGACCGCAGAACGTGCACTTAGAGAATACGTGAAAACTCCTGATACGTCAGTGCGAGTATTGGGCAATGCTCCGTGGGGAGTACATACTATCAAATATCCGTCGTCAGTTCGCCAAAAGCTTGGTTTTACCGgttcaaaagttttcttcttcaaagccCAATTGCTTTCTTCTTGCACTACTTGTTCAGACATAGAGTATAATTGGTTGGGCAGAGAAGAGCTTACAAACAGTCTCGAGCCCGAATACTTACGTAGCGTAAGAAAATTTCTCATCgatgaagattaattcattaaacatAGTATTTGTTTAGATGCATCTTTAaatacacaaatttttttcctcttacACATTCTACTATTACGAAACAATGAACGCAACAGGTAAGAGTTTTAAATCTGACGGAGAAGAAGACTAAAACATTGGTTTGCACATTATATTTTCATCAATCAAGATACTGTTCGATGTACAAGTATAGCATGGTCTCAAGCTAGTTCATAAGAGTGAGAGTTATGAAGAGGTTATCGATATAGGTAGAAAATCGAAATTCACTTTAAAATGTcgacaaaaaagggaaaagagccAATAAGATAAGAAGAAGCAACAGAAATGACGGGCAAACTTAATAGCCCAGTAATTGTTGTCGACGTTATGGATAAGTTAACTTATCTTTCCGCAATCAAAACCACACAAATTGCTCCAACATGACTATTCGACCAAAGCCACATCTAATGGCAATCCCGAAAGCTGTGTGCTTGAGGGGAAATACAGTCGAAAATCGAGGTTAGAACAACATAAAcggaaaaaaactgaaaagaaagcAATTTTACAAACTGCTTTCAATGAGAAATGAGATGCAATCCTGTCAATCCTAGCTGTTCATCACTTTTACTGTTTTGTTATCAAAGTTAGTAATGTGTTTAGGTTCGAAGTCGGCAAAAATAACTTGAGTCTTAAGAACGGACGCACCactttaatacaaaaagaaaaaaaaaatgaagaaaaatttatgaagaaaagaaaaggagcaaaagaaaacgaacgaacAGTGCCTTCGCCTTTTAAGTATGATACGGGGCAACGTAAGTGGCAGGAAAGAGGCCGCGGCGGGCGCCAATTTCTCCAGTCCACCAATGTTGATCAGAACGGTCTGTCACAGTTATGACGTCGCCTCGCTTAAATTCCAATTCACCTGGT
Proteins encoded in this window:
- the LOC124209593 gene encoding 5'-AMP-activated protein kinase catalytic subunit alpha-2-like isoform X2 translates to MAERPTAIASALLSQEKPLVKIGHYALGETLGVGTFGKVKIGEHQLTGHKVAIKILNRQKIKNLDVVGKIRREIQNLKLFRHPHIIKLYQVISTPTDIFMIMEYVSGGELFDYIVKHGKLKEHEARRFFQQIISGVDYCHRHMVVHRDLKPENLLLDSNLHVKIADFGLSNMMMDGEFLRTSCGSPNYAAPEVISGKLYAGPEVDVWSCGVILYALLCGTLPFDDEHVPTLFRKIKSGVFPIPDYLNKSVVNLLCHMLQVDPMKRATIDDVKKHDWFAKECPAYLFPSPVEQDTSVIDTDAVSEVCEKFGVREQEVHSALLSGDPHDQLAIAYHLIVDNKRIADEAAKAELRDFYIAGSPPPAAFSPGDSSPTPGIKPHPERIAPAFRERAASAGERTAPNKTPIKRAKWHLGIRSQSKPHDIMYEVYRAMKTLDFEWKMVNPFHVRVRSKNPVNGRYAKMSLQLYQVDYKSYLLDFKSLSTDENEHVSSNPDVSQSQFSIGGGHPTMEFFEMCASLITQLAR
- the LOC124209596 gene encoding 39S ribosomal protein L46, mitochondrial-like, with translation MFCFRSHALGSLSLVKNGFSINKVYQNPKVFLRMSSASTSSSSPQKWELLGAICLERTPIIVPPMTEIEQQISEMIEKFDNMRSLKSNHELRHEEDKKLQKMAADGTQDESNPDAATRQTAQDFEDACNEEFQKFKPAPRTTAEDLSGDQKSTNRKLDKHLLFVVQEKDKKVWKLPESRWREGETLRETAERALREYVKTPDTSVRVLGNAPWGVHTIKYPSSVRQKLGFTGSKVFFFKAQLLSSCTTCSDIEYNWLGREELTNSLEPEYLRSVRKFLIDED
- the LOC124209593 gene encoding 5'-AMP-activated protein kinase catalytic subunit alpha-2-like isoform X1; translated protein: MAERPTAIASALLSQEKPLVKIGHYALGETLGVGTFGKVKIGEHQLTGHKVAIKILNRQKIKNLDVVGKIRREIQNLKLFRHPHIIKLYQVISTPTDIFMIMEYVSGGELFDYIVKHGKLKEHEARRFFQQIISGVDYCHRHMVVHRDLKPENLLLDSNLHVKIADFGLSNMMMDGEFLRTSCGSPNYAAPEVISGKLYAGPEVDVWSCGVILYALLCGTLPFDDEHVPTLFRKIKSGVFPIPDYLNKSVVNLLCHMLQVDPMKRATIDDVKKHDWFAKECPAYLFPSPVEQDTSVIDTDAVSEVCEKFGVREQEVHSALLSGDPHDQLAIAYHLIVDNKRIADEAAKAELRDFYIAGSPPPAAFSPGDSSPTPGIKPHPERIAPAFRERAASAGERTAPNKTPIKRAKWHLGNRDTLPRFLFVCFSTNVSPPLYSFETLFFSLLIAGIRSQSKPHDIMYEVYRAMKTLDFEWKMVNPFHVRVRSKNPVNGRYAKMSLQLYQVDYKSYLLDFKSLSTDENEHVSSNPDVSQSQFSIGGGHPTMEFFEMCASLITQLAR
- the LOC124209594 gene encoding ubiquitin-like-conjugating enzyme ATG3; translated protein: MQNVINTVKGTALGVAEYLTPVLKDSKFKETGVLTPEEFVKAGDHLVHHCPTWQWSTGDESKIKPYLPKNKQFLLTRNVPCYKRCKQLEYTEQEKIVQPEDGEGGWVDTHPTNDNLTEGSGTAEMSNDEKSDSDEAEDMKNNLGNAMSELVLGDDDDDGEAAVMEDSDLEDEEDEAEVKPISDREHVALKTSESGGEIIQTRTYDLNITYDKYYQTPRLWVSGHDENRHPLSVDQMYEDVSQDHAKRTVTMESHPHIPGPPMASVHPCRHAEVMKFFIQTVTEGGRELGVHMYLIIFLKFVQAVIPTIEYDYTQNFTM